One genomic window of Nicotiana sylvestris chromosome 10, ASM39365v2, whole genome shotgun sequence includes the following:
- the LOC104218915 gene encoding uncharacterized protein — MGSASTLSLCSHSTVNFEFHRRKLGFGRDQALNSSYSSYVLLPISRSLYFSSSCSRSKCLQLKRVIVRASSSSSTGSRRSSSSRRVYKESQAQPPTLPVDQIASFAVPAGAFVVISFVLWKLVEKILQPKPAKTSAEESKSTEGVKWFIAPGTNLLPGFGEKIERESKLRLNEFAKELRSFSIVDMSGRNFGNDGLIFLAESLAYNKTAEEVNFAANGITAEGLKAFDGILQSNNVLKTLNLSGNAIGDEGAKCLCAILANNSGIQKLQLNSTGLGDEGAKAIGEMLKTNSTLRVVELNNNQIDYSGFSGLAGSLLENKSLQSLHLNGNYGGALGAAALAKGLEGNKSLRELYLQGNSIGDEGVRALISGLSSRKGKLVLLDMANNSITARGAFHVAEYAKKSKSLLWLNLYMNDIKDEGAEKIAEALKENRSITNIDLGGNDIHAKGISALAEVLKDNSVITSLELGYNPIGPEGAKALAEVLKFHGNVKDLMLGWCQIGAKGAEAIADMLKYNSTISNLDLRANGLRDEGAICLARSLKVVNEALTTLNLGFNEIRDEGAFSIAQALKANEDVRLTSINLTSNFLTKLGQTALTDARDHVFEMTEKELAVMF, encoded by the exons ATGGGCTCAGCTTCTACACTCTCTCTATGCTCTCACTCAACG GTGAATTTTGAATTTCATCGGAGAAAACTAGGGTTTGGAAGGGACCAAGCATTGAACAGCTCGTACAGCAGCTACGTTTTGCTTCCTATTTCGCGGTCACTGTATTTCAGTAGTAGTTGTAGTAGAAGTAAATGCTTGCAATTGAAACGCGTAATTGTTCGAGCTTCCTCGTCTAGTAGTACTGGTTCGAGACGTTCGTCGAGTTCTAGGAGAGTTTACAAGGAATCACAAGCTCAACCGCCAACATTACCTGTTGATCAAATTGCTTCTTTTGCTGTGCCCGCCGGTGCTTTTGTGGTCATCTCTTTTG TTTTGTGGAAACTGGTGGAGAAAATTCTTCAACCCAAACCAGCCAAGACTTCAGCAGAAGAAAGCAAATCTACTGAAGGAGTAAAGTGGTTCATCGCCCCTGGGACAAACTTGTTGCCTGGTTTCGGTGAAAAGATTGAAAGAGAATCCAAGCTAAGGCTTAATGAGTTTGCTAAAGAGCTTAGATCTTTCAGCATTGTTGACATGTCAG GTCGAAACTTTGGAAATGACGGGCTAATTTTCCTAGCAGAGAGTTTAGCGTATAATAAG ACAGCAGAGGAAGTGAATTTTGCTGCTAATGGAATAACTGCTGAAGGATTGAAGGCCTTTGATGGCATCTTGCAATCAAATAATGTACTAAAGACTCTTAACCTATCTGGAAATGCTATTGGAGATGAAGGAGCCAAG TGTCTATGTGCTATACTGGCAAATAACTCTGGTATTCAAAAGCTCCAGCTAAACAGCACCGGCCTAGGAGATGAG GGAGCTAAAGCGATTGGTGAAATGCTGAAAACAAATTCAACTTTGCGTGTAGTTGAACTAAATAATAATCAGATTGACTATTCT GGATTTTCAGGTCTTGCTGGATCACTTCTTGAGAATAAAAGTTTACAATCGTTGCATCTCAA TGGCAACTATGGTGGTGCTTTAGGTGCTGCAGCATTGGCTAAAGGACTGGAGGGCAATAAATCTTTGAGG GAACTTTATTTGCAAGGGAACTCTATTGGTGATGAAGGAGTACGGGCATTAATTTCTGGCCTATCTTCGCGTAAAG GGAAACTTGTCTTACTTGACATGGCCAACAACTCAATTACTGCTagaggtgcatttcatgtagcagaATATGCCAAAAAAAGCAAAAGCTTACTATGGTTGAACCTCTATATGAATGACATCAAAGATGAG GGAGCTGAAAAAATTGCAGAAGCTTTGAAGGAGAACCGCTCAATAACTAACATAGATCTA GGGGGCAATGACATACATGCTAAGGGTATCAGTGCCTTAGCAGAAGTTCTGAAAGATAATTCTGTGATTACCTCA TTAGAGCTTGGTTACAACCCCATTGGACCAGAGGGGGCAAAGGCATTAGCAGAAGTCCTCAAGTTTCATGGAAATGTGAAAGATCTCATGCTTGGTTGGTGTCAG ATTGGAGCCAAAGGTGCAGAGGCTATTGCTGATATGTTGAAGTACAATAGTACCATCTCTAATCTAGACTTGCGAGCCAATGGACTTAGAGACGAG GGTGCAATCTGCCTTGCTCGGAGCTTAAAGGTGGTCAATGAAGCCTTGACAACACTCAATTTAGGGTTCAATGAAATTAGA GATGAAGGAGCTTTCTCCATCGCTCAAGCACTGAAGGCAAACGAAGATGTAAGACTCACATCCATAAATCTTACCAGCAACTTCCTCACCAAACTAGGGCAG ACAGCTCTCACTGATGCAAGAGACCATGTGTTTGAGATGACTGAGAAGGAGCTTGCTGTTATGTTCTAA